One genomic region from Phragmites australis chromosome 1, lpPhrAust1.1, whole genome shotgun sequence encodes:
- the LOC133909292 gene encoding uncharacterized protein LOC133909292, which yields MADYHFVYKDVEGASTQWDDIQRRLGNLPPKPEPFKPPPFAPKVDADEQPKSKEWLDAREPEELEELEDDLDDDRFLEQYRKMRLAELRDAAKAARFGSIVPITGSDFVREVSQAPSDVWVVVFLFKDGIPECGLLQTCLEELATRYPATKFVKIISTDCIPNYPDRNVPTILVYNNSAVKGTYVGLQKFGGRKCTPESVALALCQSDPVLNDGQGDSDLSRNNVIEGVRKKFIEKVVAQHEAREEYDSD from the exons ATGGCGGACTACCACTTCGTGTACAAGGATGTGGAGGGGGCGAGCACGCAGTGGGATGACATCCAGCGCCGCCTCGGGAACCTGCCCCCGAAGCCGGAACCCTTCAAACCTCCGCCCTTCGCCCCCAAGGTTGATGCCGACGAGCAGCCCAAGTCAAAAGAATGGCTCGACGCGCGCGAGCCCGAAGAGCTCGAGGAGCTTGAGGACGACCTAGACGACGACCGCTTCCTCGAGCAGTACAG GAAGATGAGGCTTGCAGAACTAAGGGACGCAGCAAAAGCCGCGAGATTTGGCAGTATCGTGCCCATCACTGGCTCTGACTTTGTGCGTGAAGTGTCGCAGGCGCCATCAGATGTCTGGGTTGTGGTCTTCCTATTCAAGGATGG AATACCAGAATGTGGGCTGCTTCAGACTTGTTTGGAGGAACTGGCAACAAGATACCCAGCGACCAAGTTTGTTAAAATTATCTCCACAGATTGCATTCCCAACTACCCGGATCGAAATGTTCCTACAATACTGGTGTATAACAACAGTGCTGTCAAAGGGACTTATGTTGGTCTGCAGAAGTTTGGTGGAAGGAAATGCACACCTGAAT CTGTTGCATTAGCACTTTGCCAGTCAGACCCAGTACTTAATGATGGGCAGGGTGACAGCGATTTATCCCGGAACAATGTCATAGAAGGTGTTCGCAAGAAGTTCATAGAGAAGGTTGTCGCCCAGCATGAAGCACGGGAAGAATACGACAGTGACTAA
- the LOC133909368 gene encoding FACT complex subunit SSRP1-like yields the protein MTDGHHFNNILLGGRGGTNSGQFKVHSGGLAWKRQGGGKTIEIDKADVTSVTWMKVPRAYQLGVRIKEGLFYRFIGFREQDVSSLTNFIQKNMGISPDEKQLSVNGHNWGGIDIDGSMLSFMVSSKQAFEVSLADVAQTQMQGKTDVLLEFHVDDTTGANEKDSLMDLSFHVPTSNTQFVGDENRPPAHILWETILKFADVGSSEEPVVTFEGIAILTPRGRYSVELHLSFLRLQGQANDFKIQYSSIVRLFLLPKSNNPHTIVVITLDPPIRKGQTLYPHIVIQFETEAVVERNLALSRELLAEKYKDRLEESYKGLIHEVFTKVLRGLSGAKVTRPGSFRSCQDGYAVKSSLKAEDGLLYPLEKGFFFLPKPPTLILHEEIEFVEFERHGAGGASISSHYFDLLVKLKNDQEHLFRNIQRNEYHNLFNFINGKHLKIMNLGDGQGTSGGVTDVLRDTDDDAVDPHLERIRNQAGDEESDEEDEDFVADKDDSGSPTDDSGEEESDASDSGGEKEKSSKKEASSSKPPQKRKPKGRDEEGSEKKRPKKKKDPNAPKRAMTPFMYFSMAERANMKNSNPDLPTTEIAKKLGEMWQKMSSEEKQPYILQSQVDKKRYEKESAVYRGAAPVVDSGDESD from the exons aTGACGGACGGCCATCACTTCAATAACATTCTCCTCGGCGGCCGCGGTGGAACG AACTCTGGTCAGTTCAAAGTGCATTCTGGAGGGCTTGCATGGAAGAGGCAAGGTGGAGGGAAGACCATTGAGATTGATAAAGCTGATGTAACCTCAGTTACATGGATGAAAGTACCCAGGGCATATCAGCTTGGAGTCAGGATCAAAGAAGGCCTCTTCTACAGGTTTATTGGCTTCCGTGAACAG GATGTAAGCAGCTTGACCAACTTCATACAAAAGAATATGGGCATCTCACCAGATGAAAAACAGCTTTCTGTTAATGGCCACAATTGGGGAGGGATTGATATAGATG GAAGCATGCTTTCATTTATGGTTAGTTCAAAGCAAGCATTTGAAGTGTCTCTAGCAGATGTCGCACAAACCCAGATGCAAGGGAAAACAGATGTTCTCTTAGAGTTTCACGTTGATGATACTACTGGAGCTAATGAG AAAGATTCGCTCATGGATTTAAGTTTTCATGTGCCTACTTCAAATACTCAGTTTGTTGGGGATGAGAATCGCCCTCCGGCCCAC ATTTTATGGGAGACTATATTGAAATTTGCTGATGTTGGTTCCTCTGAAGAGCCAGTTGTAACCTTTGAAGGAATTGCGATTCTTACACCAAG AGGACGATATAGTGTTGAGCTTCATCTGTCATTTCTACGACTCCAAGGACAAGCTAATGATTTTAAAATCCAATACAGCAGCATCGTTCGCCTCTTTCTTTTGCCAAAG TCAAACAATCCCCATACTATTGTTGTTATCACTCTTGATCCACCAATCCGTAAAGGACAAACATTGTATCCTCACATTGTTATTCAG TTTGAGACAGAGGCAGTAGTTGAAAGAAACCTGGCATTGAGTAGAGAGCTTCTAGCTGAAAAATACAAAGACAGGCTGGAGGAATCTTACAAG GGTCTAATACATGAGGTATTTACCAAAGTCCTTCGTGGTCTATCTGGTGCTAAAGTCACAAGGCCTGGTTCTTTCAGAAGTTGCCAAGATGGATACGCAGTTAAATCTTCACTCAAAGCTGAAGATGGACTGTTGTATCCACTTGAAAAGGGTTTCTTCTTCCTGCCAAAGCCTCCTACACTCATTCTGCATGAGGAG ATTGAGTTTGTTGAATTTGAACGTCATGGCGCTGGGGGTGCCAGTATATCATCTCACTATTTCGATCTCCTTGTCAAACTGAAAAATGACCAAGAACATCTCTTCAGAAATATTCAAAGGAATGAATACCACAACCTCTTCAACTTCATCAA TGGAAAGCACTTGAAAATAATGAACCTTGGAGATGGTCAAGGTACAAGTGGTGGAGTTACAGATGTTCTACGGGACACTGATGATGATGCTGTTGACCCACATCTCGAGCGTATCAGAAATCAGGCTGGTGATGAGGAAAGTGATGAAGAG GATGAAGATTTTGTTGCGGATAAGGATGACAGTGGATCTCCTACTGATGATTCTGGTGAGGAGGAATCAGATGCTAGTGATAGTGGTGGTGAAAAAGAG AAATCATCCAAAAAGGAAGCAAGCAGTTCAAAGCCACCTCAGAAAAGGAAGCCTAAGGGCAGGGACGAGGAAGGTTCAGAGAAGAAAAGGCCCAAGAAGAAAAAGGATCCTAATGCTCCCAAAAGAGCAATGACACCATTCATGTATTTCTCAATGGCTGAGCGAGCA AACATGAAGAACAGCAATCCAGATTTGCCTACAACAGAGATTGCAAAGAAGCTTGGGGAGATGTGGCAAAAGATGTCAT CCGAAGAGAAACAGCCTTATATCCTGCAGTCTCAAGTCGACAAGAAACGCTATGAAAAGGAATCTGCTGTCTATCGCGGTGCTGCCCCAGTTGTGGATTCCGGCGACGAGTCTGACTAG